The following coding sequences are from one Venturia canescens isolate UGA chromosome 5, ASM1945775v1, whole genome shotgun sequence window:
- the LOC122410770 gene encoding serine/threonine-protein kinase GG21441 isoform X1: MEEPSSGGASPSRDSINSIDPETGNLSLGSSLDRGLADGTSKISLGLPRTPLTNKAKRVRFFRNGDKFYTGVVMAVTPERYRNFDSLASDLTRALVSSVTLPNGVRSIYTMDGRKVQTVGDLEDGKCYVVSGQGEAFKKVEYSASKVGRGSSLSGLPQSPAGTGRQISAIPACVKARIVTIVRNGSKPRKVVRLLLNKRNSPSIDHVFEAITDVAKLDSGAVRRVCTISGRPVITLEQFFESDDIFVAYGLEKANPEDFELDSEESKFVQSFRRGPWISKRQSGPMPVMPRKAGKRNPNAPQVRTPSPSSLILPQPLRFQYAVGHVIGDGNFSVVRHCIHKATGAEYAMKIVDKYKCKGKETMLASEVAILRQVCHPNIISLIGEQETVDQLFLVIELVKGGDLFDAISAATKFPEAEASVMISHLTSALAYLHSHQIVHRDVKPENLLVELEGSRVRCLKLGDFGLAQVVHETLYTVCGTPTYVAPEILAESGYGLKIDVWAAGVILYILLCGFPPFISLENDQEELFERILSGQYEFTAPYWDHVSDSAKQLISNMLQAQPELRFSAEDVLDHPWLVQRFLGGDQTVSGGGAAIESSKQHRNKQCQPLRLATFEFDYKKRRFDAGDRCDNENVYNSNDFVKKIEVETGWVDVKEKVSKNKKTVENSNVEDYRNLDEIDNGNRDNGEEPLSLSADGLRDIRDLTSSLHDLVINIDENHGNGTSSEETNRTGREDNSTAHLESPLSSSNKHSVNRRNGNSLTNLHSKPSTETKDSDELKIGNELHCNTPKTGKRTNDRTPRVKRTIFCKIGNFVRNGSNGSSSNEREHKTTGGDISVDRSEPENSETRRSIGTINNRQIKPPNEYHFSKTLRPSLIPVQSNGQTRNSVRGVELSRIPIIDGVKLREKKNVAGTTPTSHLKKSIRAARRSALENVRRCSSTDELRDEQQELNTAKTKRFSLYYTPQPARKNYETDNKISRTISKTSNSTGSRPTSWKTPEPSKKMADDISRINGQKDSYRNRKSVVESSTVASRNKSSRQTVHTRNSYLPTGRTK; the protein is encoded by the exons ATGGAAGAACCGTCGAGTGGAGGAGCATCACCATCACGGGACAGCATAAATTCTATAGATCCAGAAACTGGAAATTTAAGTCTCGGAAGTTCGTTGGATCGAGGATTGGCGGATGGGACATCAAAGATATCATTGGGGCTACCAAGAACTCCGCTGACGAATAAAGCCAAGAGGGTGCGTTTCTTCAGGAACGGAGACAAATTTTATACGGGTGTTGTGATGGCTGTCACTCCTGAGAGATATCGCAATTTTGATAGTCTAGCATCAGATCTAACACGAGCGCTTGTCTCAAGCGTTACTTTGCCTAACGGAGTGAGGTCAATTTACACAATGGATGGAAGAAAAGTTCAGACGGTGGGAGATCTGGAGGATGGAAAATGTTATGTAGTTTCTGGGCAGggagaagctttcaaaaaagttGAGTATTCTGCGTCCAAAGTTGGAAGAGGAAGCTCTCTGTCGGGTTTGCCCCAATCACCAGCTGGCACAGGGAGACAAATAAGCGCGATTCCTGCTTGTGTTAAAGCGAGAATTGTTACAATTGTGCGAAATGGTTCCAAGCCTAGAAAAGTAGTGCGCCTCTTATTGAACAAAAGAAATTCGCCGAGTATCGATCACGTTTTCGAGGCGATAACGGATGTGGCCAAATTGGACTCTGGTGCGGTCAGACGGGTCTGCACGATTTCTGGAAGACCCGTTATCACTCTggaacaattttttgaaagcgacgatatttttgttgcttaTGGTTTGGAAAAAGCAAATCCAGAGGATTTCGAGCTTGACAGTGAAGAATCGAAATTCGTCCAGAGCTTCAGGCGTGGACCGTGGATCTCCAAACGACAGAGTGGACCCATGCCCGTCATGCCCAGAAAAGCTGGTAAACGGAATCCCAATGCTCCTCAAGTCCGAACTCCTAGTCCATCTTCTCTTATACTACCTCAACCTCTGAGGTTTCAATACGCCGTTGGACATGTTATTGGAGATGGCAACTTCTCCGTCGTTCGACATTGTATTCACAA AGCGACGGGTGCTGAGTACGCGATGAAAATCGTTGATAAATACAAATGTAAGGGTAAGGAGACGATGTTGGCGAGCGAAGTTGCGATTTTGCGACAAGTATGTCATCCGAACATAATCAGCTTGATCGGTGAGCAGGAGACGGTCGACCAGCTGTTCTTGGTTATCGAACTCGTCAAG GGCGGCGATTTGTTCGACGCGATATCAGCGGCAACGAAATTTCCAGAGGCTGAGGCAAGCGTAATGATAAGTCATTTGACCTCAGCACTGGCTTATCTGCACTCTCATCAGATAGTTCATCGTGACGTAAAGCCTGAAAATCTGTTAGTCGAGCTAGAGGGTAGTCGAGTGCGATGTCTGAAGCTCGGTGACTTTGGATTAGCTCAGGTCGTTCATGAAACTCTTTATACCGTTTGCGGCACACCCACGTATGTCGCGCCAGAAATTCTCGCTGAAAGTGGCTATGGCCTCAAG attgACGTGTGGGCGGCCGGTGTAATTTTGTATATATTGTTGTGCGGTTTCCCGCCTTTCATTTCGCTTGAGAACGATCAAGAGGAATTGTTCGAGCGTATTTTAAGTGGTCAATACGAATTCACTGCCCCATATTGGGATCACGTTTCGGATTCAGCGAAGCAGTTGATATCGAACATGCTGCAGGCGCAGCCTGAGCTCAGATTTAGTGCTGAGGATGTCCTCGACCACCCGTGGCTTGTG CAGAGATTTCTAGGAGGCGACCAAACCGTATCAGGAGGAGGAGCAGCCATCGAATCGTCGAAGCAACACAGGAATAAGCAGTGTCAGCCGTTAAGACTGGCGACGTTCGAGTTCGATTACAAAAAGAGACGATTCGATGCTGGCGATCGATGCGACAACGAGAACGTATACAACTCGAACGATTTCGTTAAAAAGATCGAAGTGGAGACCGGGTGGGTCgatgtaaaagaaaaagtgtCGAAGAACAAGAAGACTGTTGAGAATAGTAACGTCGAGGATTATCGTAATCTCGACGAGATTGATAACGGTAATCGTGATAACGGAGAAGAGCCACTTTCCTTGAGTGCTGACGGTCTTCGTGACATTCGTGATCTGACGAGTTCGTTACACGACCTCGTTATTAATATAGACGAGAATCACGGCAATGGGACTTCGAGTGAGGAAACGAATAGAACGGGAAGAGAGGATAATTCGACGGCGCATCTCGAAAGTCCCTTGTCGTCCTCTAACAAACATTCCGTGAATCGTAGAAACGGAAATTCACTAACAAATCTTCATTCCAAACCGTCGACGGAAACAAAGGACTCGGACGAGTTGAAAATCGGCAACGAACTACATTGCAATACACCGAAAACGGGCAAACGCACGAATGATCGTACCCCCCGTGTAAAACGTacgattttttgtaaaattggtAATTTCGTTAGGAACGGTTCGAACGGAAGCAGCTCGAATGAGCGGGAGCATAAAACCACTGGCGGTGATATATCGGTCGATCGTTCCGAACCCGAGAATTCCGAGACTAGGAGATCCATTGGCACGATCAATAATCGTCAAATAAAACCACCGAACGAATATCATTTTTCTAAAACATTAAGGCCGTCGTTAATCCCTGTACAGAGTAATGGGCAAACGAGAAATTCCGTTAGAGGTGTTGAATTGTCAAGAATACCGATAATCGATGGTGTTAAACTTcgggagaagaaaaacgtcGCTGGCACGACACCGACgagtcatttgaaaaaatcaattagaGCGGCGCGTAGATCGGCCTTGGAAAATGTTCGGAGATGTAGTTCGACCGATGAATTGAGGGACGAACAGCAAGAACTGAACACAGCGAAAACGAAACGTTTCAGTCTTTATTACACGCCTCAACCGGcgagaaaaaattacgaaacggACAATAAAATCTCGAGAACAATTAGTAAAACATCGAATAGTACGGGCAGCAGACCAACTAGTTGGAAAACACCCGAACCTagtaaaaaaatggctgaTGATATTTCTCGAATCAACGGACAAAAAGACTCTtatagaaatcgaaaatccgTCGTTGAATCCTCCACCGTCGCTAGTAGGAACAAATCCAGTCGCCAAACTGTTCACACCCGAAATTCATATTTACCAACCGGAAGGACGAAGTAA
- the LOC122410770 gene encoding serine/threonine-protein kinase GG21441 isoform X2 has protein sequence MEEPSSGGASPSRDSINSIDPETGNLSLGSSLDRGLADGTSKISLGLPRTPLTNKAKRVRFFRNGDKFYTGVVMAVTPERYRNFDSLASDLTRALVSSVTLPNGVRSIYTMDGRKVQTVGDLEDGKCYVVSGQGEAFKKVEYSASKVGRGSSLSGLPQSPAGTGRQISAIPACVKARIVTIVRNGSKPRKVVRLLLNKRNSPSIDHVFEAITDVAKLDSGAVRRVCTISGRPVITLEQFFESDDIFVAYGLEKANPEDFELDSEESKFVQSFRRGPWISKRQSGPMPVMPRKAGKRNPNAPQVRTPSPSSLILPQPLRFQYAVGHVIGDGNFSVVRHCIHKATGAEYAMKIVDKYKCKGKETMLASEVAILRQVCHPNIISLIGEQETVDQLFLVIELVKGGDLFDAISAATKFPEAEASVMISHLTSALAYLHSHQIVHRDVKPENLLVELEGSRVRCLKLGDFGLAQVVHETLYTVCGTPTYVAPEILAESGYGLKIDVWAAGVILYILLCGFPPFISLENDQEELFERILSGQYEFTAPYWDHVSDSAKQLISNMLQAQPELRFSAEDVLDHPWLVRFLGGDQTVSGGGAAIESSKQHRNKQCQPLRLATFEFDYKKRRFDAGDRCDNENVYNSNDFVKKIEVETGWVDVKEKVSKNKKTVENSNVEDYRNLDEIDNGNRDNGEEPLSLSADGLRDIRDLTSSLHDLVINIDENHGNGTSSEETNRTGREDNSTAHLESPLSSSNKHSVNRRNGNSLTNLHSKPSTETKDSDELKIGNELHCNTPKTGKRTNDRTPRVKRTIFCKIGNFVRNGSNGSSSNEREHKTTGGDISVDRSEPENSETRRSIGTINNRQIKPPNEYHFSKTLRPSLIPVQSNGQTRNSVRGVELSRIPIIDGVKLREKKNVAGTTPTSHLKKSIRAARRSALENVRRCSSTDELRDEQQELNTAKTKRFSLYYTPQPARKNYETDNKISRTISKTSNSTGSRPTSWKTPEPSKKMADDISRINGQKDSYRNRKSVVESSTVASRNKSSRQTVHTRNSYLPTGRTK, from the exons ATGGAAGAACCGTCGAGTGGAGGAGCATCACCATCACGGGACAGCATAAATTCTATAGATCCAGAAACTGGAAATTTAAGTCTCGGAAGTTCGTTGGATCGAGGATTGGCGGATGGGACATCAAAGATATCATTGGGGCTACCAAGAACTCCGCTGACGAATAAAGCCAAGAGGGTGCGTTTCTTCAGGAACGGAGACAAATTTTATACGGGTGTTGTGATGGCTGTCACTCCTGAGAGATATCGCAATTTTGATAGTCTAGCATCAGATCTAACACGAGCGCTTGTCTCAAGCGTTACTTTGCCTAACGGAGTGAGGTCAATTTACACAATGGATGGAAGAAAAGTTCAGACGGTGGGAGATCTGGAGGATGGAAAATGTTATGTAGTTTCTGGGCAGggagaagctttcaaaaaagttGAGTATTCTGCGTCCAAAGTTGGAAGAGGAAGCTCTCTGTCGGGTTTGCCCCAATCACCAGCTGGCACAGGGAGACAAATAAGCGCGATTCCTGCTTGTGTTAAAGCGAGAATTGTTACAATTGTGCGAAATGGTTCCAAGCCTAGAAAAGTAGTGCGCCTCTTATTGAACAAAAGAAATTCGCCGAGTATCGATCACGTTTTCGAGGCGATAACGGATGTGGCCAAATTGGACTCTGGTGCGGTCAGACGGGTCTGCACGATTTCTGGAAGACCCGTTATCACTCTggaacaattttttgaaagcgacgatatttttgttgcttaTGGTTTGGAAAAAGCAAATCCAGAGGATTTCGAGCTTGACAGTGAAGAATCGAAATTCGTCCAGAGCTTCAGGCGTGGACCGTGGATCTCCAAACGACAGAGTGGACCCATGCCCGTCATGCCCAGAAAAGCTGGTAAACGGAATCCCAATGCTCCTCAAGTCCGAACTCCTAGTCCATCTTCTCTTATACTACCTCAACCTCTGAGGTTTCAATACGCCGTTGGACATGTTATTGGAGATGGCAACTTCTCCGTCGTTCGACATTGTATTCACAA AGCGACGGGTGCTGAGTACGCGATGAAAATCGTTGATAAATACAAATGTAAGGGTAAGGAGACGATGTTGGCGAGCGAAGTTGCGATTTTGCGACAAGTATGTCATCCGAACATAATCAGCTTGATCGGTGAGCAGGAGACGGTCGACCAGCTGTTCTTGGTTATCGAACTCGTCAAG GGCGGCGATTTGTTCGACGCGATATCAGCGGCAACGAAATTTCCAGAGGCTGAGGCAAGCGTAATGATAAGTCATTTGACCTCAGCACTGGCTTATCTGCACTCTCATCAGATAGTTCATCGTGACGTAAAGCCTGAAAATCTGTTAGTCGAGCTAGAGGGTAGTCGAGTGCGATGTCTGAAGCTCGGTGACTTTGGATTAGCTCAGGTCGTTCATGAAACTCTTTATACCGTTTGCGGCACACCCACGTATGTCGCGCCAGAAATTCTCGCTGAAAGTGGCTATGGCCTCAAG attgACGTGTGGGCGGCCGGTGTAATTTTGTATATATTGTTGTGCGGTTTCCCGCCTTTCATTTCGCTTGAGAACGATCAAGAGGAATTGTTCGAGCGTATTTTAAGTGGTCAATACGAATTCACTGCCCCATATTGGGATCACGTTTCGGATTCAGCGAAGCAGTTGATATCGAACATGCTGCAGGCGCAGCCTGAGCTCAGATTTAGTGCTGAGGATGTCCTCGACCACCCGTGGCTTGTG AGATTTCTAGGAGGCGACCAAACCGTATCAGGAGGAGGAGCAGCCATCGAATCGTCGAAGCAACACAGGAATAAGCAGTGTCAGCCGTTAAGACTGGCGACGTTCGAGTTCGATTACAAAAAGAGACGATTCGATGCTGGCGATCGATGCGACAACGAGAACGTATACAACTCGAACGATTTCGTTAAAAAGATCGAAGTGGAGACCGGGTGGGTCgatgtaaaagaaaaagtgtCGAAGAACAAGAAGACTGTTGAGAATAGTAACGTCGAGGATTATCGTAATCTCGACGAGATTGATAACGGTAATCGTGATAACGGAGAAGAGCCACTTTCCTTGAGTGCTGACGGTCTTCGTGACATTCGTGATCTGACGAGTTCGTTACACGACCTCGTTATTAATATAGACGAGAATCACGGCAATGGGACTTCGAGTGAGGAAACGAATAGAACGGGAAGAGAGGATAATTCGACGGCGCATCTCGAAAGTCCCTTGTCGTCCTCTAACAAACATTCCGTGAATCGTAGAAACGGAAATTCACTAACAAATCTTCATTCCAAACCGTCGACGGAAACAAAGGACTCGGACGAGTTGAAAATCGGCAACGAACTACATTGCAATACACCGAAAACGGGCAAACGCACGAATGATCGTACCCCCCGTGTAAAACGTacgattttttgtaaaattggtAATTTCGTTAGGAACGGTTCGAACGGAAGCAGCTCGAATGAGCGGGAGCATAAAACCACTGGCGGTGATATATCGGTCGATCGTTCCGAACCCGAGAATTCCGAGACTAGGAGATCCATTGGCACGATCAATAATCGTCAAATAAAACCACCGAACGAATATCATTTTTCTAAAACATTAAGGCCGTCGTTAATCCCTGTACAGAGTAATGGGCAAACGAGAAATTCCGTTAGAGGTGTTGAATTGTCAAGAATACCGATAATCGATGGTGTTAAACTTcgggagaagaaaaacgtcGCTGGCACGACACCGACgagtcatttgaaaaaatcaattagaGCGGCGCGTAGATCGGCCTTGGAAAATGTTCGGAGATGTAGTTCGACCGATGAATTGAGGGACGAACAGCAAGAACTGAACACAGCGAAAACGAAACGTTTCAGTCTTTATTACACGCCTCAACCGGcgagaaaaaattacgaaacggACAATAAAATCTCGAGAACAATTAGTAAAACATCGAATAGTACGGGCAGCAGACCAACTAGTTGGAAAACACCCGAACCTagtaaaaaaatggctgaTGATATTTCTCGAATCAACGGACAAAAAGACTCTtatagaaatcgaaaatccgTCGTTGAATCCTCCACCGTCGCTAGTAGGAACAAATCCAGTCGCCAAACTGTTCACACCCGAAATTCATATTTACCAACCGGAAGGACGAAGTAA